The following coding sequences are from one Dermacentor silvarum isolate Dsil-2018 chromosome 4, BIME_Dsil_1.4, whole genome shotgun sequence window:
- the LOC119450044 gene encoding proteasome maturation protein-like isoform X2, with protein MNLPPLRPTDSLKKPASMEHGAYGVHDVMLHGFPSVRNSLASSHPLEESEKSYEENARKMQLATARSIQGLHAPLKLMVERKAALQIGRLPFLPSSNTMLEALDGRDETITFEDLYNEFSESEVLRPPQLVMEKHLNLL; from the exons ATGAATCTTCCACCGCTGAGGCCCACAGACTCTCTGAAGAAGCCGGCGTCAATGGAGCATGGCGCCTATGGTGTCCACGATGTTATGCTTCATGG GTTTCCCAGTGTGAGGAACAGCCTCGCAAGCTCCCACCCGTTAGAAGAATCGGAAAAAAGC TACGAGGAAAATGCTAGAAAGATGCAACTGGCGACGGCCCGATCCATTCAGGGACTTCATGCCCCTCTGAAACTCATGGTGGAAAGAAAAGCAGCTTTGCAG ATTGGCAGACTGCCGTTCTTGCCAAGTTCTAACACTATGCTGGAAGCACTGGACGGTCGAGATGAAACCATCACATTTGAAGACCTCTACAATG AGTTCTCAGAGTCCGAAGTGTTGCGACCTCCTCAACTGGTAATGGAGAAGCACTTGAACCTGCTCTGA
- the LOC119450044 gene encoding proteasome maturation protein-like isoform X1 — protein sequence MSSHVERHDIFRFIMNLPPLRPTDSLKKPASMEHGAYGVHDVMLHGFPSVRNSLASSHPLEESEKSYEENARKMQLATARSIQGLHAPLKLMVERKAALQIGRLPFLPSSNTMLEALDGRDETITFEDLYNEFSESEVLRPPQLVMEKHLNLL from the exons ATGTCAAGTCACGTTGAACGCCACGATATTTTCAGATTCATT ATGAATCTTCCACCGCTGAGGCCCACAGACTCTCTGAAGAAGCCGGCGTCAATGGAGCATGGCGCCTATGGTGTCCACGATGTTATGCTTCATGG GTTTCCCAGTGTGAGGAACAGCCTCGCAAGCTCCCACCCGTTAGAAGAATCGGAAAAAAGC TACGAGGAAAATGCTAGAAAGATGCAACTGGCGACGGCCCGATCCATTCAGGGACTTCATGCCCCTCTGAAACTCATGGTGGAAAGAAAAGCAGCTTTGCAG ATTGGCAGACTGCCGTTCTTGCCAAGTTCTAACACTATGCTGGAAGCACTGGACGGTCGAGATGAAACCATCACATTTGAAGACCTCTACAATG AGTTCTCAGAGTCCGAAGTGTTGCGACCTCCTCAACTGGTAATGGAGAAGCACTTGAACCTGCTCTGA